The genomic window CGTTGTGGGCAAATGAAATGGATGGAAACATCCACCCACGTGAATAATCTCTGAAAATTTtcttaagaaacaaaaaaacacacacacacacgaaGGAAACACCAAACAATTCTATctttgtttctctctctttgTCAAAAAGCATAATAGGATATTATTATGGAAAAAAACACTTCaacttttttatgattttacTTCGGAAACTGCGCTTTTATTGTTAGcccatttctttttcttcatattcacGTGTTGCTATGTAATGAAGTTTTGTGGTgtctttgttttcttctttgttgGCTAGTTGTGTTCAGTACACTGTGTTCTTGCAGGTTCTCCTTTTCATGATAACGTTACGACCTAATCAAAACTATTCAACCCTCTTTCTATATTGTTtctgtactttttttttcttcttcctttcacatgattttttaagtttaatttgGAGTCATGATGAATTTTAATGATTGGAGTCAAACATGTCACATGTTTGGATTTGCGGTAAATCTGACAGAATTATGATGCGATATTTTGATCATTTCACATAGCAGTACAATTTGTTGTTTCGACAAATTTATTGTATTGTACCTtgatttttgttaaattttttcgTGATTCCAAAGAATCACTAAGATATTAAGTgacacaaaattaatttttttttttgttgacaaatgatttagttaatatttttttattctctttcaCCGATATTTAAGCCCTGATCCTCAATTTCTTCGACTATTAGCTTAAACCAGTTCTTCGTTAATATAGTCCTTTaactttgaaatatttttattcttatGCTTCATTTATTGAACACTCATTGGTACTTCTTGATATTGCACTTCTTAATGGATGATATTTTCATTAATCTTATAATCAAACTTTGGTGTGAAATTAATATCATTCCACTTAGTTGTGGATTTTAGGAAGTTTTTAGTTATACCTTCTTAAACATTTATAGAGATATGCCACATAGTCACATTATCATTTTATGTAACTATACTCGTTTCATAAATACACGCAAATTTTTGTCCTCgggttaattaattaagtatcACATTCTTTCATTTAAATGTGAATTAGAGTTTTATTGTCTTTTACTTAGAAAAGGCCAAGTCCCACTTCTAGTAATCTATGTATACTTCTGGATATGTATGTGACAGCTTTTAGAGATACTACTATCATAGTTACAGTGTCTACAATCAAgcttttcaattaatttatattactatttttaaattttaaaaaatcttctTAGAAAAAAACTCCATCTTTAACATCCTCTCCTTCTTCATATAAATAGAAATATTAGCTCatagtatattatatttttaataaaagctCTAGTATATTTTATGTGCTCTTTTTGGTAATTAAACTCTGAAATTTTAATGATTAACCGTGTAATATTattgatctattttttttaacagcaattGTTAATCTAACTCAACTGTAAAATAAATTATCGAtctaattcataattttttttagatttctagtTGGGAAATTCAGCTAAGacaatgtgattttttttcttattattatttttatatttttttaacgtaattatattattattattattattattattattatatatttttgtattttattgtttgaaaGTTGATGCGGGAACTGTCAAGTTGCAGAAAATTTTCCAGCCCCCATTCCTTTAAAATGAAGACATGTGCATGTATGTCTGGTCAATTTtatcctaaaaaataaaataaaattgacacattTAAAGTCATTATTCTACTGGCGAGAATTCAGTCTAGTTACTTTTACAACGTGACAAATCAATATTTGCATCTTGGTTGAGAAATACCCAAATGTAAGGTCGAATAAtcctcaaataaaattaagagggTTGGTCCACAAGTCTTAGCTAACCTGACAAAATAATGCCAAAATTATTAGGTCAGACGTTATGAATGAAATTTGATCCAGACTCTCACCTGTGTGCGTAATTTTACAAAGACTTTGACATTTTTTGTCTATGTACCAAAAGAATTAGGAGGATATATTATTATATCTAAATAATAGATAATTTGCATTTcaccaattttttcttattatagttctatttttattttgactaattCATTCGATGTCACCATCCATTGTCAAATCATCACTTGTGTAGGGTTAGAAAATGTCATATTGTCTGCtagtatttgatttaaaatcTATACTTTCTcttaatctaattttttttatcacaaaaaATTACTTTGATTCATAATACTATTACACTTacacatgaatgaaaattatctatctatatactatatattcaTGATGAGAAAAATCATGTAATTAATTAGAAACTTTTTATTGCAGGAGGGACAGTTTCATCACTCATAGAGCTTTCTGTGATGCATTGGCTCAAGAGGGTCCTAGACAGCCACCAATTACCCTACCTGGTGCCATTGGCTCTCACCTCTATGGAACCACAAGCAACACCATGGCTCTTAACTTATCACATGTTTCCCCACAAATGCACCACCAACAAGACCACCACAGTAACTCAGCTACCGATATCCTGCGCCTGGGCGCCTCTGCTAATCGAACGGGACAATTCGACCACCACAACATTCTCCAACCAACTTTCAGACCTAATAATTCTTTCTTCAGCAACAACAACATTCATGATCCAAACCAAAACTATGTTCCTGACCAAGGTTTAATGATGCAGCAGAATAATAACAGCAACAATAACAATCTCTTCAACATACCGAATTTCCTTTCGAGTAATAACAACAGtgctactacaaacactaacaGTGGCAACAACTCATTCTCTGAACACTTGAATGTGAACAACAATGAAGGAACAAATTTCTTCACTGGTTCAGGTGGAACAACCAGTGCTCCATCATCACTCTTTAGCAATTTCCCTCAAGGAGGTGCAAATAGTAACATtaatgctgctgctgctgctacttcTATAGCTTCAATGTCAGCAACTGCACTTCTTCAAAAAGCTGCTCAAATGGGTGCAACTTCAAGCAATGGAAATGGAACTACCGCAACTTCGCTTCTGAAAAGCTTCGGAAACAATACCGGTAGCAATTCAGCTTCTTCTGGTGGTGGTGCTGAACATAACAGACAACTAATGAGCGGTGGAGGTGGTAGTGGGAACTATGGTTTTGGTGGTGGGAATGAACAGAGTAATTTGCATGATTTGATGAATTCTTTTGCTGCTACTGGGAATAGTTCAATATTTGAAACTGGAGGAGGGGGTGTAGGGCTTGGAAGTGGAGGTGGAGATAGCAGGCAGATGACTCGTGACTTTTTAGGTGTTGGTCAGATTGTGAGAAGCATGAGTGGTGCTGTTGGAGGACAAAGAGAACATGCAGCTGCTTTTAACTTGCCAGGTTCTTTGGAAGGAGATCAAAGAAACATTAATGCTGCAGCAGCATTTGGAAgaggaggaggtggtggtggtggtggaggagcTGGAGGAAATTTTCAGTGACCATCATCGTTCTACAAAAAGGTATGTATCTTATCTTAGTCTATACTCAAAATTCAATTAGCTATAGTAACCTAGATATGTTATCTTAGTCTATAGTAACTAGTATGATATGATGATCAATATTGCGAAACAAATTTGCTGCCGTATATTTTCAGACAGTTTTTTTTACACAGTTTTACATCACAATCGTCTGATCTAAAATATATGGTTGATGAtattttaaatcatttttataattacattaatttGAACCGTTTAATTTATAATCAACggtcaaaatttaaaattgtatgaaaattttgttaaaaattactACAGTATAATTCTCTTAGATTTGTGTTTTGTTGGATCCTTTAATAAgcatttttattagttttatttttaaaatatttagtgTATTAGTTTGGATTGATGGTTAATTTGGTGAAATTATATTGGACCACCGTGATATTacatttcaaaattttgataaaattacgATGACATTGACATcataattttactaattttaaacatacatttaatatttttaaaatacttttatgaGTAGATTCATCCACTTTGATTTTTCAATGCCCCAAATAAATTAGTACTTACtagtattttgaaaattaagtaGGGGactataaattattattttttgccaagaggtaaaaattattattggttgAAGTAATATTAATGATTTTTCAACTGTTTTTAGGTGATAATTTGAACTTCATATCTCTTGAagttagactttttttttttgaaacattgaAGTTAGAATATATAAGTTTTCATGAACAAATTAATATTACTAATAAGAAATGCTATATGCACTTCTGATATACTTATTTGTATtctgaattttgatttttttgactaCAAATATATAGtgatatatttttcattaaaaaaaattaataaaagatatattagaataatattaaatatttttatttagtgaTTTAAAATGAGACCTATTTAGAGATACAGGATATAAAAGAAAAGATGCTATATGATGtagtattaatttgtttttagtgTTAAAAAAAGTGAGAGGGGGGGTGTGTGGTCTGACAAGTTGTCTTGCATGGTGCAGACAGCGATGTTTTGCAGaacttatttgtttcttatattgtcttctccttttcatttttttactttctttttttggttggCTGTCATGGACAGTGTGAGTCACGAGTCAAGTGCCAATTTTGTGTCTCTATGAACAAATAATATCTTTCCTCCTCTTATCAACATGTTTTTTTCTTGCCACGTCAGATAGACCCTACATCTATATATTTTTGCCTTCAAATATATGTTCTtacaatgtttttttctttatgtGTATGATTCAACTTGATTATGACAAAATTATAGTGATATCAAACTTGAATAATAAAGTATACAATGGTCTTTTGacttttctatatattttatttgtcatttaattttattttttatgttacaaGATATTGTTGTGAAAATCTAGGAATTGAGTTTAGTCAAATATTAATGCAATTATACGGTCAGTCTTTTTGAGTTTGTCTGATCAAGATTATACCATTCAGACTTTAAGCtcaaaattttatgttaatcataaaatcaaaataagtattaagataaaaatgtctgatcttgatcggacgATTTAGAAGTACTAACTGAAGTGGCTGCTGGTCATGTGCATTGTTGTTTCTTTCTCCACAACTTAGGTGTATTATTTGGACCAGTGTTCAGTGCAGTCAAAATATCCATGCAGTCATGCAGTCATGTTTTGCACACCTTTAGATTAAGTTTTGATGGATTCAGATTTAAAGATGGATAGTTAAGATTCACCTGCAGTCAAATAGTGACTGCAGGGAATCCATTTCCGTATTATTTAGATTGATATCATACACGTTTTTAACTGCATATT from Trifolium pratense cultivar HEN17-A07 linkage group LG1, ARS_RC_1.1, whole genome shotgun sequence includes these protein-coding regions:
- the LOC123913997 gene encoding protein indeterminate-domain 5, chloroplastic-like; the encoded protein is MAASSSSASLFGFRDEDPNPMKQQHSLPPSSSAAPAVAAAPSQKKKRNQPGTPNPDAEVIALSPKTLMATNRFICEVCNKGFQREQNLQLHRRGHNLPWKLKQKTTKEPKRKVYLCPEPTCVHHDPSRALGDLTGIKKHFSRKHGEKKWKCDKCSKKYAVQSDWKAHSKTCGTREYRCDCGTLFSRRDSFITHRAFCDALAQEGPRQPPITLPGAIGSHLYGTTSNTMALNLSHVSPQMHHQQDHHSNSATDILRLGASANRTGQFDHHNILQPTFRPNNSFFSNNNIHDPNQNYVPDQGLMMQQNNNSNNNNLFNIPNFLSSNNNSATTNTNSGNNSFSEHLNVNNNEGTNFFTGSGGTTSAPSSLFSNFPQGGANSNINAAAAATSIASMSATALLQKAAQMGATSSNGNGTTATSLLKSFGNNTGSNSASSGGGAEHNRQLMSGGGGSGNYGFGGGNEQSNLHDLMNSFAATGNSSIFETGGGGVGLGSGGGDSRQMTRDFLGVGQIVRSMSGAVGGQREHAAAFNLPGSLEGDQRNINAAAAFGRGGGGGGGGGAGGNFQ